In one Cercospora beticola chromosome 1, complete sequence genomic region, the following are encoded:
- a CDS encoding uncharacterized protein (BUSCO:EOG09260VTA) translates to MPTIGVDKEDFYRAIGKDPKTYTKEEFDQLCFDFGIELDEDTSESKRPIVDGVEERPQLKIEIPANRYDMLCFEGIALALNVFLGRQPMPKFTLAPPKDGKLLTVNIAKETEQIRPFFSCAILRGIKFDKARYDSFIALQDKLHQNLARQRTLVSIGTHDLDTIEGPFSYEALPPDEIKFAPLNQTKVMTGREQMDFFEKDKHLSRYLHIIRDSPVYPIIYDKNRTVLSMPPIINSNHSKITLDTKNVFIDITATDETKLELVNHVLCAMFSEYCSEPFTIEPVQIVSEHNGRTRQTPSLQPRKAQASASFINSVCGLNESRESLSDLLKKMAYDARPSAEDKDLLDVDIPITRADVLHQADIMEDAAIAYGFNNLPKSFPASSSSVAAALPVNKLADIVRLESAMAGWSEVMPLILCSHDENYAWLNQKDDGRAVRLANPKTAEYQIVRTSLVPGLLKTIRENRRHAVPMKIFEVADVCFKDDTLERRSRNERHFAAAWYGKTSGFEQVHGLLDRVMTMLRSAFITREDGLKNEALQGYWIEEVDDPTYLAGHSAAIYLQLAGKKAQRIGTFGILHPAVLKNFELPFPTSTLELNLEVFL, encoded by the exons ATGCCTACCATCGGAGTCGACAAGGAGGACTTCTACCGAGCCATTGGCAAAGATCCCAAAACATACACCAAAGAGGAATTCGACCAACTGTGCTTCGATTTcggcatcgagctcgatgaggaCACCTCGGAGAGCAAACGACCCATAGTAGATGGCGTCGAGGAGCGCCCGCAGTTGAAAATCGAGATTCCTGCAAACCGCTATGACATGCTCTGCTTCGAGGGCATTGCCCTGGCCCTGAATGTCTTCTTGGGCCGGCAGCCAATGCCCAAATTCACACTTGCTCCGCCAAAGGATGGAAAGCTCCTCACCGTGAACATCGCGAAGGAGACCGAGCAAATACGCCCTTTCTTCTCGTGTGCCATCCTTCGCGGCATCAAGTTCGACAAGGCGCGCTACGACTCTTTCATCGCTTTACAGGACAAGTTACATCAGAACCTCGCGCGTCAGCGGACTCTTGTGTCAATCGGCACCCATGACCTCGATACTATTGAAGGCCCATTCTCTTACGAAGCCCTTCCTCCAGACGAGATCAAGTTCGCGCCCCTCAATCAGACGAAGGTCATGACGGGTAGGGAACAAATGGACTTCTTCGAAAAGGACAAGCACTTGTCGCGGTACTTGCACATCATCCGTGACTCTCCAGTGTACCCCATTATCTACGACAAGAACCGAACAGTCCTTTCCATGCCACCTATCATCAACAGCAACCACTCGAAGATTACGCTCGATACCAAGAACGTATTCATCGACATCACTGCCACTGACGAGACCAAGCTCGAACTTGTCAATCACGTTCTATGTGCCATGTTCTCGGAATACTGCAGCGAGCCCTTCACGATTGAACCTGTCCAGATCGTATCAGAACACAATGGCCGAACGCGACAAACGCCGAGCTTGCAACCTCGAAAGGCCCAGGCATCAGCCTCTTTCATCAACTCGGTCTGCGGTCTCAATGAATCGCGAGAGTCTCTGAGTGACCTCCTGAAGAAAATGGCCTACGACGCTCGCCCATCTGCAGAAGACAAAGATCTGTTGGATGTCGACATTCCGATCACGCGCGCAGATGTACTCCACCAGGCAGATATCATGGAGGATGCCGCCATTGCATATGGCTTCAACAACCTGCCCAAATCTTTCCCagcctcctcatcttcggtcGCAGCTGCTCTGCCGGTCAACAAGCTCGCCGACATCGTGCGTCTGGAGTCAGCCATGGCAGGATGGAGTGAAGTCATGCCTCTCATTCTATGCAGTCACGATGAGAACTACGCATGGCTAAACCAGAAGGACGACGGCCGCGCAGTGAGACTTGCGAACCCAAAGACTGCAGAATATCAAATCGTGCGCACATCCCTGGTACCAGGCCTGCTAAAGACAATCAGGGAGAACAGGCGCCATGCAGTGCCGATGAAAATCTTCGAGGTTGCGGACGTTTGCTTCAAAGATGACACTCTGGAGCGACGAAGCCGAAACGAACGCCACTTTGCGGCTGCGTGGTATGGAAAGACAAGCGGCTTCGAGCAGGTACACGGTCTGCTCGACCGTGTCATGACGATGCTGAGATCAGCTTTCATCACAAGAGAAGATGGCCTGAAGAACGAGGCGCTGCAAGGGTACTGGATTGAAGAAGTTGATG ACCCGACATACCTTGCCGGCCACTCAGCAGCCATTTACCTCCAACTTGCAGGCAAGAAGGCGCAGCGCATTGGCACCTTTGGTATTCTGCATCCTGCTGTGCTCAAGAACTTCGAGCTTCCATTCCCAACATCAACACTCGAGCTCAATCTGGAGGTTTTCCTTTAG